In Parasteatoda tepidariorum isolate YZ-2023 chromosome 2, CAS_Ptep_4.0, whole genome shotgun sequence, one DNA window encodes the following:
- the LOC107438914 gene encoding uncharacterized protein isoform X3, giving the protein MYAMDYMMEGMHTLAAFSEMLDIFDYIGSILCQNSDIKSSAAVADENDDTLDKVALKSTPINELVGKETQLNDGLKNGSAHEKLASHPETTLKLQLIDSSPPLSNQTSNGNIVSLTEQTKLECVRTPLSTDTSPESKCDKLTDVPNAVEQTVTVENKRPLSIEENYNQYEVFTETCKYMPNVQSTDLSDSNHSIVESNLSGGGSNKNAKRDDEETRDMKDGYLKETNPAIKNEAHIELNTNGEVQKMDANDSLEVKKKFITSSWDLVSIVKLLYAIPEPQPRKVHSCEQMLQTKVLLLSKGSFSKYPEGVYEINVDDNNLTVLQNSESILNFSLSYAEFSLDVGDILRIDNKMGRSLYMKSNSKRESLDWIETLQTLSDRQPECINLVHYPLKSYQNTLIIDLGSCSTRAGILMDQPTLPMFFFPSVCATDKTTGKNEFGMEALEPSKRQNSTISFPIRPSLQIIKHNIDVEKVTGIFKKIFKHLRVDPENYTVLVCLPRSLSITAQNSLVKVLLEEVNVKAVSLAHQAILTMYAHNVSTGVVVDIGDRMDIMPVIDGFVVESGVTRLPYGGQRLIHHMKHALAQKHISLSNEIDSFVVQYITEKLSYIALDYETEQHLATSHPEMVRKSINLQSFAKDETCLP; this is encoded by the exons atgtacgCTATGGATTATATGATGGAAGGAATGCATACTTTGGCCGCATTTTCGGAAATGCttgatatttttgattacatAGGATCCATTCTGTGCCAAAATT CTGACATTAAATCTTCTGCAGCAGTCGCAGATGAAAACGATGACACCTTGGATAAAGTGGCGTTGAAATCCACCCCCATAAACGAGTTAGTAGGAAAGGAAACGCAGCTAAACGATGGTTTAAAGAATGGATCAGCTCATGAAAAACTTGCTTCTCATCCAGAAACAACATTAAAACTACAACTCATAGATTCTAGTCCGCCTTTAAGCAATCAAACCTCAAATGGTAATATCGTATCATTGACAGAGCAAACCAAATTGGAGTGTGTTCGAACCCCCCTCTCGACTGACACTTCCCCAGAAAGCAAATGTGATAAACTGACTGATGTCCCGAATGCTGTCGAACAAACTGTAACTGTAGAAAATAAACGTCCATTAAGCATAGAAGAGAATTACAATCAGTACGAGGTATTTACGGAAACCTGCAAATATATGCCAAATGTCCAATCAACGGATTTGTCTGATTCTAATCATTCCATCGTCGAATCAAATCTAAGTGGAGGCGGGTcgaacaaaaatgcaaaaagagaCGATGAAGAAACACGTGACATGAAAGATGGCTACTTAAAGGAAACGAATCCGGCTATCAAAAATGAAGCTCATATTGAGTTGAACACCAATGGAGAGGTGCAGAAAATGGATGCAAACGATTCACTAGAggtcaaaaagaaatttattacctCTTCCTGGGACCTC GTGTCCATTGTGAAATTACTGTACGCTATTCCAGAGCCGCAACCACGGAAG GTTCATTCGTGCGAACAAATGCTCCAAACCAAAGTCCTTCTCCTGTCGAAAGgttcattttctaaatatcCCGAAGGAGTTTATGAAATTAACGTTGATGACAACAACTTAACGGTCTTACAG aattcTGAAAGTATTCTCAATTTTTCTTTGTCGTATGCTGAATTTTCATTGGACGTTGGAGATATTCTGAGAATAGATAATAAG atgGGTCGAAGTTTATATATGAAAAGTAATAGTAAAAGAGAGAGTCTAGATTGGATAGAAACATTGCAGACCTTAAGTGACAGACAACCGGAGTGTATTAACCTCGTACACTATCCTTTGAAATCTTATCAG AACACACTCATAATTGACCTCGGAAGTTGTTCAACCAGAGCAGGAATATTAATGGACCAGC ctacATTGCCGATGTTTTTCTTTCCCAGCGTCTGTGCCACAGACAAAACTAC GGGCAAAAATGAATTCGGGATGGAAGCCCTAGAGCCATCGAAGAGGCAAAACTCGACCATATCTTTCCCCATAAGACCATCTCTACAAATCATAAAG CACAACATAGACGTGGAAAAAGTAACGGGgattttcaaaaagatattcAAACATCTTCGAGTCGATCCGGAAAACTACACA GTTCTGGTGTGTCTGCCGAGGAGTTTGAGTATCACCGCTCAAAATTCCCTCGTCAAGGTACTGCTGGAGGAGGTGAATGTGAAAGCTGTGAGCTTGGCTCATCAAGCGATATTAACAATGTACGCTCACAATGTCAGCACTGGTGTTGTGGTCGATATCGGAGACAGAATGGATATAATGCCTGTCATTGATG gatttGTTGTTGAAAGTGGAGTCACCCGACTACCGTATGGAGGCCAAAGACTTATTCATCATATGAAACATGCTTTAGCTCAGAAACATATAAG TTTATCAAACGAAATAGACTCATTTGTTGTACAATATATAACAGAGAAACTTTCCTATATTGCTTTGGATTATGAAACGGAGCAACATTTGGCCACTTCTCACCCGGAAATGGTCAGAAAATCCATCAATTTACAATCCTTTGCCAAAGACGAAACCTGTTTGCCGTAA
- the LOC107438914 gene encoding uncharacterized protein isoform X4 has protein sequence MEQNKQPDYSADIKSSAAVADENDDTLDKVALKSTPINELVGKETQLNDGLKNGSAHEKLASHPETTLKLQLIDSSPPLSNQTSNGNIVSLTEQTKLECVRTPLSTDTSPESKCDKLTDVPNAVEQTVTVENKRPLSIEENYNQYEVFTETCKYMPNVQSTDLSDSNHSIVESNLSGGGSNKNAKRDDEETRDMKDGYLKETNPAIKNEAHIELNTNGEVQKMDANDSLEVKKKFITSSWDLVSIVKLLYAIPEPQPRKVHSCEQMLQTKVLLLSKGSFSKYPEGVYEINVDDNNLTVLQNSESILNFSLSYAEFSLDVGDILRIDNKMGRSLYMKSNSKRESLDWIETLQTLSDRQPECINLVHYPLKSYQNTLIIDLGSCSTRAGILMDQPTLPMFFFPSVCATDKTTGKNEFGMEALEPSKRQNSTISFPIRPSLQIIKHNIDVEKVTGIFKKIFKHLRVDPENYTVLVCLPRSLSITAQNSLVKVLLEEVNVKAVSLAHQAILTMYAHNVSTGVVVDIGDRMDIMPVIDGFVVESGVTRLPYGGQRLIHHMKHALAQKHISLSNEIDSFVVQYITEKLSYIALDYETEQHLATSHPEMVRKSINLQSFAKDETCLP, from the exons atggaGCAAAACAAACAGCCGGATTATTCAG CTGACATTAAATCTTCTGCAGCAGTCGCAGATGAAAACGATGACACCTTGGATAAAGTGGCGTTGAAATCCACCCCCATAAACGAGTTAGTAGGAAAGGAAACGCAGCTAAACGATGGTTTAAAGAATGGATCAGCTCATGAAAAACTTGCTTCTCATCCAGAAACAACATTAAAACTACAACTCATAGATTCTAGTCCGCCTTTAAGCAATCAAACCTCAAATGGTAATATCGTATCATTGACAGAGCAAACCAAATTGGAGTGTGTTCGAACCCCCCTCTCGACTGACACTTCCCCAGAAAGCAAATGTGATAAACTGACTGATGTCCCGAATGCTGTCGAACAAACTGTAACTGTAGAAAATAAACGTCCATTAAGCATAGAAGAGAATTACAATCAGTACGAGGTATTTACGGAAACCTGCAAATATATGCCAAATGTCCAATCAACGGATTTGTCTGATTCTAATCATTCCATCGTCGAATCAAATCTAAGTGGAGGCGGGTcgaacaaaaatgcaaaaagagaCGATGAAGAAACACGTGACATGAAAGATGGCTACTTAAAGGAAACGAATCCGGCTATCAAAAATGAAGCTCATATTGAGTTGAACACCAATGGAGAGGTGCAGAAAATGGATGCAAACGATTCACTAGAggtcaaaaagaaatttattacctCTTCCTGGGACCTC GTGTCCATTGTGAAATTACTGTACGCTATTCCAGAGCCGCAACCACGGAAG GTTCATTCGTGCGAACAAATGCTCCAAACCAAAGTCCTTCTCCTGTCGAAAGgttcattttctaaatatcCCGAAGGAGTTTATGAAATTAACGTTGATGACAACAACTTAACGGTCTTACAG aattcTGAAAGTATTCTCAATTTTTCTTTGTCGTATGCTGAATTTTCATTGGACGTTGGAGATATTCTGAGAATAGATAATAAG atgGGTCGAAGTTTATATATGAAAAGTAATAGTAAAAGAGAGAGTCTAGATTGGATAGAAACATTGCAGACCTTAAGTGACAGACAACCGGAGTGTATTAACCTCGTACACTATCCTTTGAAATCTTATCAG AACACACTCATAATTGACCTCGGAAGTTGTTCAACCAGAGCAGGAATATTAATGGACCAGC ctacATTGCCGATGTTTTTCTTTCCCAGCGTCTGTGCCACAGACAAAACTAC GGGCAAAAATGAATTCGGGATGGAAGCCCTAGAGCCATCGAAGAGGCAAAACTCGACCATATCTTTCCCCATAAGACCATCTCTACAAATCATAAAG CACAACATAGACGTGGAAAAAGTAACGGGgattttcaaaaagatattcAAACATCTTCGAGTCGATCCGGAAAACTACACA GTTCTGGTGTGTCTGCCGAGGAGTTTGAGTATCACCGCTCAAAATTCCCTCGTCAAGGTACTGCTGGAGGAGGTGAATGTGAAAGCTGTGAGCTTGGCTCATCAAGCGATATTAACAATGTACGCTCACAATGTCAGCACTGGTGTTGTGGTCGATATCGGAGACAGAATGGATATAATGCCTGTCATTGATG gatttGTTGTTGAAAGTGGAGTCACCCGACTACCGTATGGAGGCCAAAGACTTATTCATCATATGAAACATGCTTTAGCTCAGAAACATATAAG TTTATCAAACGAAATAGACTCATTTGTTGTACAATATATAACAGAGAAACTTTCCTATATTGCTTTGGATTATGAAACGGAGCAACATTTGGCCACTTCTCACCCGGAAATGGTCAGAAAATCCATCAATTTACAATCCTTTGCCAAAGACGAAACCTGTTTGCCGTAA